Proteins co-encoded in one Flavobacterium sp. M31R6 genomic window:
- a CDS encoding PD-(D/E)XK nuclease family protein, whose amino-acid sequence MTNNSFLDKIAAVIILEYHNIIADTIVVLPNKRAKIFLVEALKKQTAENMFSPEIISIEDFVQNIAGIRTIDPIELLFEFYEIYLSITERNNQQSFELFANWAKTLLQDFNEIDRYLLDPNYVLSYLKDIEDIKKWGIEVENKTQLLENYIDFWKLLPKYYQSLYEHLLKNGIGYQGLIYREAVKNLDGFSKSIQGKHFVFAGFNALNASEEKIIQHLIASEQAKIYWDADQTFLNDPYHDAGLFVRRFKESWKHYKRNPFEWIVDDFSATKNIQVIGTPKTIGQAKIAGSIIEKINIENPTATLDKVAIVLGEENLLIPLLYSLPSSVGALNITMGYSSKNNPAQILIAKLFKMHTNALSRSNNSYVFYYKDVLDILTHPLIEPYANTSALVGIINKNNYTFISHHKLLELNDNASDLFLLVFQKWEKGSIAVLEIISSLLLQVKTNLSNENEEEKIAKTFVYAIFKVINKLINYYSQHKEIDTIDTLYAIYKQVIDLAEVSFEGEPLNGLQIMGVLESRVLDFETVIITSMNEGKFPAGKSQNSFIPYDVKRELGLPTFKEKDAIYTYHFYHLLQRAKNIYLLYNTESEGLDAGEKSRFITQLEVEKQRNHTLTHEIYNAVLPDTAYRPMVIPKSEKVMLRLKEIAEKGFSPSALTSYIRNPIQFYFQKILRISEVEEVEENIALNTLGTIIHETLKVLYEPFIGKFISETDIQNCIKKIDSEVLIQFKVVYKEGEIKKGRNLLAFEVAKRNVFNFLKVELESIKNGDAIKILELEKTFERIVEDSSLPFPVLIKGNVDRIEERNGTIRIIDYKTGKVEKASVTLKSWKGLTEDIKNDKIIQVLAYAYMYENNANGKPIEAGIISFKNLKSGFLSFNFKEEKESVAIINNEIQSNYLEQIVLLLNEILDVTISFEEKV is encoded by the coding sequence ATGACAAATAATTCTTTTTTAGATAAAATTGCTGCTGTAATAATATTGGAGTATCATAATATAATTGCCGATACTATAGTGGTTTTACCCAACAAACGCGCCAAAATATTTCTTGTTGAAGCATTAAAAAAGCAAACAGCGGAAAATATGTTTTCGCCAGAAATCATCAGTATTGAAGATTTTGTCCAAAATATCGCAGGGATAAGAACTATTGATCCCATAGAATTGCTATTTGAATTTTATGAGATCTATTTATCTATCACAGAAAGAAACAATCAGCAATCATTTGAACTTTTTGCCAATTGGGCAAAAACATTACTTCAGGATTTTAATGAAATTGATCGTTATTTGTTAGATCCAAATTATGTCTTATCGTACTTAAAAGACATTGAGGATATCAAGAAATGGGGAATTGAAGTTGAGAACAAAACGCAGTTACTCGAAAATTATATTGATTTTTGGAAGTTGTTACCAAAATATTACCAATCTCTTTATGAGCATTTGCTTAAAAATGGAATCGGATATCAAGGGTTAATTTATCGTGAAGCAGTTAAGAACTTAGATGGTTTTTCAAAATCAATTCAAGGAAAACATTTTGTTTTTGCAGGTTTTAATGCTTTGAACGCTTCTGAGGAAAAAATAATTCAACATCTTATTGCTTCAGAGCAGGCCAAAATATATTGGGATGCTGATCAAACGTTTCTAAATGATCCCTATCATGATGCCGGTTTATTTGTGCGTCGTTTTAAAGAAAGTTGGAAGCACTATAAGAGAAATCCTTTTGAATGGATTGTGGATGATTTTTCGGCTACCAAAAATATTCAAGTCATTGGAACTCCGAAAACCATCGGTCAAGCCAAGATTGCAGGAAGTATTATAGAAAAAATCAACATTGAAAATCCAACTGCCACCTTAGATAAAGTGGCTATTGTTTTGGGAGAAGAGAATTTGTTGATTCCACTATTGTATTCCTTGCCTAGTTCTGTTGGAGCTTTGAATATTACCATGGGCTATTCCAGTAAAAATAATCCGGCACAAATATTGATTGCCAAATTATTTAAAATGCACACCAATGCATTGTCGCGAAGTAATAATAGCTATGTTTTTTATTATAAAGATGTGTTGGATATATTAACCCATCCGTTAATTGAACCTTATGCCAATACAAGTGCTTTGGTTGGGATTATTAATAAAAATAACTACACGTTTATCAGCCATCATAAATTATTGGAATTAAATGATAATGCTAGTGATTTATTCTTGCTTGTATTTCAAAAGTGGGAGAAAGGTTCTATTGCTGTTTTAGAAATAATCTCTAGTTTATTGCTACAAGTTAAGACTAATTTGAGCAATGAAAATGAAGAGGAAAAAATAGCGAAAACTTTTGTCTATGCCATTTTTAAAGTAATTAATAAACTGATTAATTACTATTCACAACACAAAGAAATTGACACCATTGATACCTTGTACGCCATTTATAAGCAAGTAATTGATTTGGCTGAAGTTTCTTTTGAAGGGGAGCCTTTAAATGGTTTGCAAATCATGGGTGTCTTGGAAAGTAGAGTGTTGGATTTTGAAACTGTAATTATCACTTCTATGAATGAAGGTAAATTTCCGGCCGGTAAATCGCAAAATTCTTTTATTCCTTATGATGTAAAGCGTGAATTGGGATTGCCAACTTTTAAAGAGAAAGATGCTATCTATACCTATCACTTTTATCATTTGCTGCAACGTGCAAAAAATATTTATTTGCTGTATAATACCGAAAGCGAAGGTCTGGACGCAGGTGAAAAGAGCCGTTTCATTACCCAATTGGAAGTAGAGAAACAACGTAACCACACTTTAACACACGAAATTTACAATGCAGTTTTACCTGACACGGCATATCGGCCAATGGTAATTCCAAAATCGGAGAAGGTGATGTTGCGCCTGAAAGAAATAGCCGAAAAAGGATTTTCACCATCAGCATTGACTAGTTATATACGGAATCCGATTCAGTTTTATTTTCAAAAGATTTTGAGAATTAGTGAAGTTGAAGAGGTAGAGGAAAATATTGCCTTGAATACTTTGGGGACTATTATTCACGAGACTTTAAAGGTTTTGTATGAACCGTTTATTGGTAAGTTTATTTCAGAAACAGACATTCAAAATTGTATTAAGAAAATTGACTCTGAAGTCTTGATCCAATTTAAAGTAGTTTACAAAGAAGGAGAAATAAAAAAGGGGCGAAATCTATTGGCTTTTGAAGTAGCAAAGCGTAATGTTTTTAACTTCCTTAAAGTAGAATTGGAGAGTATTAAAAACGGTGATGCGATAAAGATTCTGGAGCTTGAAAAGACTTTTGAAAGAATAGTTGAAGATTCAAGTCTGCCTTTTCCTGTTTTAATTAAGGGAAATGTGGATAGGATTGAAGAACGCAACGGAACAATTAGAATTATTGATTATAAAACGGGTAAAGTCGAGAAAGCCAGTGTCACGCTTAAATCTTGGAAAGGATTAACTGAAGATATCAAAAATGATAAAATTATTCAGGTTTTGGCGTATGCTTATATGTATGAGAACAATGCTAATGGAAAACCGATCGAGGCTGGAATTATTTCTTTTAAAAACTTAAAATCAGGTTTTTTGTCTTTTAATTTCAAAGAAGAAAAAGAGAGTGTTGCCATTATAAATAATGAAATCCAATCTAATTATTTGGAACAAATTGTTTTGTTGTTGAATGAGATATTGGATGTGACAATTTCTTTTGAAGAGAAGGTTTAA
- a CDS encoding OmpA family protein, whose product MKHLNKLLVAVTMVMGLSSQAQDSNNKWAIGFGVNAIDYRSSAGGDFMSHFDQPFMVSDNWNILPSVSYINVSRYVGSGFIVGLTGSINQIDKFVVAVPGRTPDKNDFAAVNPGDLMYYGIDATVTYSFMELLKSKVVEPTLSVGGGYTFLGDESYGTVNPGVGLNFWFTENVGLSLLGVYKKSFGDRQYAGTNTPDAPSYTQYSAGLTFKFGAKDTDGDGIYDKDDACPEVAGLKQFNGCPDTDADGIEDSKDKCPTVAGPAEFQGCPDTDGDGVADPDDACPSVAGLKQFQGCPDTDGDGVTDASDKCPTVAGPASNGGCPELDADKDGVLDKDDACPTVPGPASNKGCPEVTEQVLQELKVQARAVYFVTGKAILETADKGATDGRLEAIKEILKNYPNAKFAIEGHTDNTGSAKLNQKLSEARAKVVMDKLIEKGVNPANLTSAGYGSSKPVATNKTKEGRALNRRTEIRHIGTIYEGKL is encoded by the coding sequence ATGAAACATCTTAACAAACTTTTAGTTGCTGTAACGATGGTGATGGGATTAAGTTCTCAAGCACAAGACAGTAACAATAAATGGGCTATCGGTTTTGGAGTAAACGCGATTGACTACAGATCTAGTGCTGGTGGAGACTTTATGAGTCATTTTGATCAGCCTTTTATGGTAAGTGATAACTGGAATATTCTTCCTTCAGTTTCTTATATCAACGTTTCAAGATACGTAGGAAGTGGTTTTATTGTAGGACTTACAGGATCTATCAATCAAATTGATAAATTTGTTGTAGCTGTTCCTGGTCGTACACCAGATAAAAATGATTTTGCAGCTGTGAATCCAGGGGATTTGATGTACTATGGTATTGATGCTACAGTTACGTACAGTTTTATGGAATTACTAAAATCTAAGGTAGTTGAGCCTACATTAAGTGTTGGTGGAGGTTATACTTTCTTAGGAGACGAAAGCTACGGAACAGTAAATCCTGGAGTTGGATTAAACTTTTGGTTTACTGAAAACGTAGGTCTTTCTTTGCTAGGTGTTTATAAAAAATCTTTTGGAGATAGACAATATGCTGGAACAAACACTCCAGATGCACCTTCTTACACTCAATATTCTGCAGGTTTAACTTTTAAGTTTGGAGCTAAAGATACTGATGGAGATGGAATCTATGACAAAGATGATGCTTGTCCAGAAGTGGCAGGTCTAAAACAATTCAATGGTTGTCCTGATACAGATGCTGATGGTATCGAAGATTCTAAAGACAAATGTCCTACAGTTGCTGGTCCAGCTGAATTCCAAGGATGTCCTGATACAGACGGTGACGGTGTAGCAGATCCTGATGATGCTTGTCCTTCAGTAGCTGGATTGAAACAATTCCAAGGTTGTCCTGATACAGATGGTGACGGTGTTACTGATGCTTCAGACAAATGTCCTACAGTAGCTGGTCCAGCTTCAAATGGAGGATGTCCTGAATTAGATGCTGATAAAGATGGAGTATTAGATAAAGATGATGCTTGTCCTACAGTACCTGGTCCTGCAAGTAACAAAGGTTGTCCAGAAGTAACTGAGCAAGTGTTACAAGAACTTAAAGTACAAGCTAGAGCAGTTTACTTCGTAACTGGTAAAGCTATACTTGAGACTGCTGATAAAGGAGCTACAGATGGTAGATTAGAAGCGATTAAAGAAATCCTTAAAAACTACCCTAACGCTAAATTTGCTATCGAAGGTCACACAGATAACACAGGTAGCGCTAAATTAAACCAAAAACTTTCTGAAGCTAGAGCTAAAGTTGTTATGGATAAATTAATTGAAAAAGGTGTTAATCCTGCTAACTTAACTTCTGCTGGTTATGGTTCATCTAAACCAGTTGCTACTAACAAAACTAAAGAAGGTAGAGCATTAAACAGAAGAACTGAAATTAGACACATAGGTACAATATACGAAGGTAAATTGTAA
- the aceB gene encoding malate synthase A, which produces MKNQTETIEKKFQITNGITQQYPEILTDSAIEFLTELHQKFNNKRLSLLEDRKRQQVLFDAGALPCFQPETRMIRESNWVAATTPRDLLDRRVEITGPVDRKMVINALNSGAKTFMADFEDSTSPTWSNLMEGQQNLIDAVNKTITLEDQIKNKKYALKEKTAVLIVRPRGLHLNEKNILIDGQETSGSLVDFGLYAFHNHEQLSKNGTAPYFYLPKLEHYLEARWWNEVFEFAQEYLGEQNGTFKATVLIETITASFQLDEIIFELRDHIVGLNCGRWDYIFSFIKKLRKNKTFLVPNRDQVTMTSPFMSAYSQLVIQRCHKRNIHAIGGMAAQIPIKNDEEANNIAFDKVVTDKRREVQNGHDGTWVAHPDLVPLAMSVFDKYMTTQNQIHVKREDVNVVAEDLLAVPKGTITEEGVRKNISISVLYIASWLNGQGAAALHHLMEDAATAEISRSQLWQWLQNEVILDNNKTLTEDYYHRLAMEEFEKIKKIVGDENHEKQNYHLAEQLLDTLVVNENFIEFLTLIGYKHL; this is translated from the coding sequence ATGAAAAACCAGACAGAAACCATCGAAAAAAAATTCCAAATAACAAATGGAATCACACAGCAGTATCCTGAAATATTGACGGATAGCGCCATTGAATTCTTAACTGAATTGCATCAAAAATTTAATAACAAAAGACTTTCGTTATTAGAAGACCGTAAAAGACAACAGGTCTTATTTGATGCAGGAGCTTTACCTTGTTTCCAACCGGAAACAAGAATGATTAGAGAAAGCAATTGGGTAGCCGCAACTACTCCAAGAGATTTACTAGACAGAAGAGTAGAAATCACAGGTCCTGTGGATCGTAAAATGGTCATCAACGCACTAAATTCTGGAGCCAAAACATTTATGGCCGATTTTGAAGATAGCACTTCCCCTACTTGGAGCAATTTAATGGAAGGGCAACAAAACCTGATCGACGCCGTAAACAAAACCATAACACTTGAAGATCAGATAAAAAATAAAAAATACGCTCTAAAAGAAAAAACAGCTGTTCTAATTGTAAGACCTCGTGGATTGCATTTGAATGAAAAGAACATACTTATCGACGGACAAGAAACTTCGGGCTCTCTAGTTGATTTTGGCTTATATGCTTTCCATAATCACGAACAATTATCCAAAAACGGAACTGCACCTTATTTCTATTTACCAAAATTGGAACATTATCTCGAAGCAAGATGGTGGAATGAGGTTTTCGAATTTGCACAAGAATATCTTGGAGAACAAAACGGAACTTTCAAAGCAACCGTTTTGATAGAGACAATAACAGCAAGTTTTCAGCTGGACGAAATCATCTTCGAATTAAGAGACCATATCGTGGGATTGAATTGTGGACGATGGGATTACATTTTTTCATTCATCAAAAAATTAAGAAAGAACAAAACCTTTCTTGTTCCAAATCGTGATCAGGTAACCATGACTTCGCCTTTTATGAGCGCTTATTCACAATTGGTTATTCAAAGATGTCACAAACGAAACATACACGCAATTGGCGGAATGGCGGCACAAATTCCAATCAAGAATGATGAAGAAGCCAATAATATTGCTTTTGACAAAGTAGTAACCGACAAGCGAAGAGAAGTTCAAAACGGGCATGACGGAACTTGGGTGGCCCATCCCGATTTGGTTCCCTTAGCTATGTCAGTATTTGATAAATATATGACTACTCAAAACCAGATTCATGTAAAAAGAGAAGATGTAAATGTAGTAGCAGAAGATTTACTGGCAGTCCCAAAAGGAACCATTACCGAAGAAGGTGTTCGCAAAAACATCAGTATTTCGGTTCTATATATTGCCTCATGGCTCAACGGACAAGGCGCTGCCGCTTTACATCATTTGATGGAAGACGCCGCTACTGCCGAAATCTCAAGATCTCAATTGTGGCAATGGCTTCAAAACGAAGTGATTTTGGACAACAACAAAACACTTACCGAAGATTATTATCACCGTCTGGCAATGGAAGAATTTGAAAAAATCAAAAAGATTGTCGGTGATGAAAACCACGAAAAACAAAACTATCATTTGGCAGAACAACTGCTCGATACTTTAGTAGTCAATGAAAATTTTATAGAATTTCTAACCTTAATCGGATATAAACATCTGTAA
- the aceA gene encoding isocitrate lyase — MKTTETRIQELVTDWITNPRWKGIERPYTAEEVVNLQGSYQIEHSIARMGATKLWNKLNSQDFVAGLGALTGNQAIQEVEAGLEAIYLSGWQVAADANVAGEMYPDQSLYPANSVPLVVKRINNALLRADQIQVVNGTTDKKDYLVPIVADAEAGFGGNLNAFELMKSMIESGASGVHFEDQLSSAKKCGHLGGKVLVPTQEAINKLIAARLAADVMGTPTLIVARTDADAANLLTSDIDPRDAKFITGEKTAEGFFYVNCGVEQGIDRGLSYAPYADLIWMETSNPDLAYAKQFAEAIHKKFPGKMLAYNCSPSFNWAAKLSVAEMETFREDLAAMGYKFQFITLAGFHALNTSMFELSKAYKERGMAGYSELQEREFALQQHGFKAVKHQNFVGTSYFDAVQNTVTTGKSSTTAMKDSTEVAQF, encoded by the coding sequence ATGAAAACAACCGAGACAAGAATTCAAGAATTAGTTACCGACTGGATTACAAACCCAAGATGGAAAGGAATCGAACGACCGTACACTGCCGAAGAAGTTGTAAATCTTCAAGGATCTTATCAAATTGAGCACAGCATTGCCAGAATGGGAGCTACCAAATTATGGAACAAACTCAATTCACAAGATTTTGTGGCAGGATTGGGCGCACTTACAGGAAACCAAGCCATTCAAGAAGTGGAAGCTGGACTGGAAGCCATTTACCTAAGTGGCTGGCAAGTGGCAGCCGACGCCAATGTGGCGGGCGAAATGTACCCTGACCAATCCTTATATCCTGCGAACAGCGTTCCTTTGGTTGTGAAAAGAATCAACAACGCACTTTTGCGCGCCGATCAAATACAAGTGGTTAACGGAACAACTGACAAAAAGGACTATTTGGTTCCAATAGTTGCCGATGCCGAAGCTGGTTTTGGAGGTAATCTAAATGCGTTCGAATTAATGAAATCGATGATCGAATCAGGAGCTTCTGGAGTTCACTTTGAAGACCAATTGAGCTCTGCCAAAAAATGCGGACATCTTGGAGGAAAGGTTTTGGTACCTACTCAAGAAGCCATCAATAAATTAATTGCTGCAAGATTGGCCGCCGATGTAATGGGAACGCCAACACTTATCGTGGCAAGAACTGATGCCGATGCTGCCAATTTATTGACCAGCGATATCGATCCGAGAGATGCCAAATTCATCACAGGAGAAAAAACAGCCGAAGGATTCTTCTATGTAAACTGTGGTGTGGAGCAAGGAATTGACCGCGGATTGAGTTATGCACCTTATGCCGATTTGATTTGGATGGAAACCAGCAATCCGGATTTGGCCTACGCTAAACAATTTGCAGAAGCCATCCACAAAAAATTCCCTGGAAAAATGCTGGCTTACAACTGTTCGCCTTCATTCAACTGGGCGGCCAAATTATCTGTTGCCGAAATGGAAACTTTCAGGGAAGACTTGGCTGCAATGGGCTACAAATTCCAGTTCATCACTTTGGCCGGATTCCATGCCTTGAACACCAGCATGTTTGAATTATCCAAAGCTTACAAAGAAAGAGGAATGGCCGGTTATTCTGAATTGCAGGAAAGAGAATTCGCATTGCAACAACACGGTTTTAAAGCCGTAAAACACCAAAATTTTGTTGGTACATCTTATTTTGATGCCGTACAAAATACCGTTACCACAGGAAAATCTTCTACAACAGCTATGAAAGATTCTACCGAAGTAGCGCAGTTTTAA
- a CDS encoding alpha/beta fold hydrolase produces MAKKIFLFVFLSFFGHTFAQTEGFAKNEDSSQTYYKIFGKGTPILIINGGPGMNSNGFEPMAKTLAEKYQTIVYDQRGTGKSTLKELNDKTVSMKLMADDIESLRKHLKIQKWTILGHSFGGMLASYYATIYPNSIDKLILSSSGGVDLSLLKGENLIEAGLSKTEKDSLNYWNDKIEKGDTTYTARIGRGRAMAPAYVYDRKFVPIIAERLTQGNSTINSLLWGDMQKTNFDCKNKFSNFKNPVLIIQGKQDIISKEIGEISLKAFPNSKMVLLENCKHYGWLDAKEKYFSTIESFLKS; encoded by the coding sequence ATGGCAAAAAAAATATTCCTATTTGTCTTTCTATCTTTTTTTGGGCACACATTTGCCCAAACCGAGGGTTTTGCAAAAAACGAAGATTCCAGTCAAACCTATTATAAAATATTTGGCAAGGGTACACCAATTTTAATAATAAATGGTGGCCCCGGAATGAATAGCAATGGGTTTGAACCTATGGCAAAAACATTGGCCGAGAAGTATCAAACCATTGTTTATGACCAAAGAGGTACTGGAAAATCAACCTTAAAAGAATTAAACGACAAAACGGTTTCGATGAAATTAATGGCCGATGATATTGAGTCATTAAGAAAACATTTGAAAATCCAAAAGTGGACAATTCTTGGTCATTCTTTTGGCGGAATGTTGGCCTCTTATTATGCCACAATTTACCCAAACAGTATTGATAAATTAATTTTGTCATCTTCTGGCGGAGTAGATTTGAGTTTGTTAAAAGGTGAAAACCTAATTGAGGCTGGCTTGAGCAAAACCGAAAAAGATTCTTTGAACTATTGGAATGATAAAATCGAAAAAGGCGACACGACTTACACTGCAAGAATTGGCAGAGGAAGAGCCATGGCGCCTGCTTATGTTTACGATAGAAAATTTGTCCCTATCATTGCCGAAAGATTGACACAAGGCAATTCGACCATAAATTCATTATTATGGGGTGATATGCAAAAAACAAATTTTGACTGTAAAAACAAGTTCTCAAATTTCAAGAATCCTGTTTTAATCATTCAAGGAAAGCAAGATATCATTAGCAAGGAAATTGGGGAAATCAGTTTAAAAGCATTTCCAAATTCAAAAATGGTGCTGCTTGAAAATTGCAAACACTATGGTTGGCTTGACGCAAAAGAAAAGTATTTCAGCACAATTGAATCTTTTTTAAAAAGTTAA
- a CDS encoding TIGR00266 family protein produces the protein MQAHEIDYQIFGEEMQYVEIELDPQEIVIAEAGSFMMMENNIQMETIFGDGSEQQSGSGLFGKLLNAGKRVLTGESLFMTAFLNQGNTKSKVSFASPYPGKILPIDLTQFQGKFICQKSSFLCAAKGVSVGIEFSQKLGRGLFGGEGFIMQKIEGDGMAFVHSGGTMAKKELAPGEVLKVDTGCIIGFTKDVDYDIQFIGGIKNSIFGGEGLFYATLKGPGTVYIQSLPFSRLADRIIASAPRSGGNSRDEGSLLGGLGNLLDGDNRF, from the coding sequence ATGCAAGCACACGAAATAGATTATCAGATTTTTGGAGAAGAAATGCAGTATGTGGAAATAGAATTAGATCCACAGGAAATCGTAATTGCCGAAGCGGGCAGTTTTATGATGATGGAAAATAACATCCAGATGGAAACCATATTTGGAGACGGTTCTGAGCAACAATCAGGTTCTGGTTTATTTGGCAAACTTTTGAATGCCGGAAAAAGAGTTCTCACAGGCGAAAGCTTATTCATGACAGCATTCCTGAATCAAGGAAATACCAAAAGCAAAGTTTCGTTTGCCTCGCCATATCCCGGAAAAATTCTTCCAATTGATTTAACGCAATTTCAAGGTAAATTTATCTGTCAAAAAAGTTCTTTCCTATGTGCTGCCAAAGGCGTTTCGGTTGGAATCGAGTTCTCCCAAAAACTAGGTCGTGGTTTATTTGGAGGCGAAGGTTTCATTATGCAAAAAATAGAAGGCGACGGAATGGCTTTTGTTCATTCTGGAGGAACAATGGCCAAAAAAGAATTGGCTCCCGGTGAAGTACTAAAAGTGGACACCGGCTGTATCATTGGTTTTACAAAAGATGTCGATTATGACATTCAATTTATAGGCGGAATCAAGAACTCTATTTTTGGAGGAGAAGGTTTGTTTTATGCCACTTTGAAAGGTCCTGGAACTGTTTACATACAATCATTGCCTTTCAGCAGATTGGCGGACAGAATCATCGCATCGGCACCAAGATCAGGTGGTAACAGCCGTGATGAAGGAAGTTTACTAGGTGGACTGGGTAATCTTTTGGACGGGGATAATCGATTTTAA
- a CDS encoding aminopeptidase P family protein: MKYHQIDRALFIKNRAKFMAQMKPNSVAVFNSNDIYPVSADSTLPFAQHRDIFYLSGVDQEESILLLFPDAPYENQREILFLKETSAHIAVWEGEKLTKDRAFEVSGIKTVYWLQDFEKILNEMMTYSDIMYINTNEHYRASIETETREARFIKWWKDKYPAHQVAKSNPILQRIRSVKETEEIDLIQNACNITEKGFRRLLSFVKPNVTEYEIEAELVHEFIRNRSKGFAYTPIIASGNNANVLHYIENNQQCKAGDLVLLDVAAEYANYSSDMTRMIPVSGRFTDRQKEVYNAVLRVKNEATKMLTPGTLWKQYHVEVGKIMTSELLGLGLIDKADVQNENPEWPAYKKYFMHGTSHHMGLDTHDYGLLHEPMKANMVFTVEPGIYIPAEGFGIRLEDNVVVQEKGEPFNLMRNIPIEVDEIENLMNS; encoded by the coding sequence ATGAAATACCACCAAATTGACCGCGCCCTTTTTATAAAAAACAGAGCAAAATTCATGGCTCAAATGAAGCCTAATAGTGTAGCAGTATTTAATTCTAATGATATTTATCCCGTTTCTGCAGACAGTACATTGCCATTTGCACAACACCGCGATATCTTTTATTTATCTGGAGTAGATCAAGAGGAAAGTATCTTATTACTTTTTCCAGATGCTCCTTACGAAAATCAAAGAGAAATACTATTCTTAAAAGAAACCAGTGCTCATATTGCTGTTTGGGAAGGTGAAAAACTGACCAAAGACCGCGCTTTTGAAGTTTCTGGGATTAAAACCGTTTATTGGTTACAAGATTTCGAGAAAATCCTGAACGAAATGATGACTTATTCAGACATCATGTACATCAACACCAACGAACATTACCGTGCTTCTATTGAAACCGAAACCCGTGAAGCTCGTTTCATAAAATGGTGGAAAGACAAATATCCAGCACATCAAGTTGCCAAAAGCAACCCAATATTGCAACGCATTCGTTCTGTCAAAGAAACAGAAGAAATTGATTTAATCCAGAACGCTTGTAACATCACCGAAAAAGGTTTCCGAAGGTTACTGTCATTCGTAAAACCAAATGTTACCGAATACGAAATCGAAGCTGAATTGGTCCACGAATTCATTCGCAACCGTTCCAAAGGTTTTGCTTACACACCAATTATTGCTTCTGGAAATAATGCCAATGTTTTGCATTACATCGAGAACAATCAGCAATGTAAAGCGGGTGATCTAGTATTACTAGACGTTGCCGCTGAATACGCAAATTATTCTAGTGATATGACACGTATGATTCCAGTTTCGGGAAGATTCACAGACAGACAAAAAGAGGTTTACAATGCTGTTTTGAGAGTTAAAAACGAAGCAACCAAAATGCTTACTCCAGGAACTCTTTGGAAACAATACCATGTAGAAGTGGGCAAAATCATGACTTCCGAATTACTTGGCTTAGGACTAATCGACAAAGCCGATGTTCAAAACGAAAACCCGGAATGGCCAGCTTACAAAAAATATTTCATGCACGGAACATCACACCACATGGGATTGGATACACACGATTACGGATTATTGCACGAGCCAATGAAAGCCAATATGGTTTTTACAGTTGAGCCTGGAATTTACATCCCAGCTGAAGGTTTTGGAATTCGTTTGGAAGATAATGTTGTTGTTCAGGAAAAAGGAGAGCCTTTCAACTTAATGAGAAACATCCCGATTGAAGTGGATGAAATCGAAAATTTAATGAATTCTTAG
- a CDS encoding alpha/beta fold hydrolase, which produces METLLYKNTQISYSDTGKGTAVVLLHGFLENKTMWDAFVPELSKKNRIITIDLLGHGETESLGYIQTMEENADVVHEVLSKLRIRKAILVGHSMGGYVALAFAELYPEKMKGLVLLNSTSKEDSSERKKNRDRAIKAVKKDYETFIRLSIANLFSEENREILIKEIEEVKIQALKTPLQGIVASLEGMKARKDREFLLHTTTYPKLLILGKKDPVLNYEENLEQIKNTDVELVTFPDGHMSSIENQAELLTVLASFIKKI; this is translated from the coding sequence TTGGAAACACTTCTCTACAAAAACACACAAATTTCATACTCAGATACCGGAAAAGGAACCGCAGTAGTTTTGTTGCATGGTTTTTTGGAAAACAAAACTATGTGGGATGCATTTGTTCCTGAATTAAGTAAAAAGAATCGAATCATAACCATCGATTTATTGGGTCACGGCGAAACCGAAAGTTTGGGATATATCCAAACCATGGAAGAAAATGCCGATGTGGTTCATGAGGTTTTATCCAAACTGCGAATTCGAAAAGCGATTCTTGTGGGACATTCTATGGGAGGATATGTTGCTTTGGCTTTCGCCGAATTGTATCCCGAAAAAATGAAAGGATTGGTATTACTTAACTCTACTTCGAAAGAAGACAGTTCCGAAAGAAAGAAAAACAGAGACCGAGCCATCAAAGCCGTTAAGAAAGATTACGAGACCTTCATCAGACTTTCTATCGCCAATTTGTTCAGTGAAGAGAACCGAGAAATCCTTATCAAAGAGATAGAAGAAGTAAAAATTCAAGCCTTAAAAACGCCATTACAAGGAATTGTTGCCTCACTTGAGGGAATGAAAGCTAGAAAAGACAGAGAATTTCTTTTACACACTACAACTTATCCAAAATTATTGATTTTAGGAAAAAAAGATCCTGTTCTCAATTACGAAGAAAACTTGGAACAAATAAAAAATACCGATGTCGAATTGGTCACTTTTCCGGATGGTCACATGAGTTCTATTGAAAATCAAGCGGAGTTACTTACTGTTTTAGCGTCTTTTATCAAAAAGATTTAA